A genomic region of Chelmon rostratus isolate fCheRos1 chromosome 8, fCheRos1.pri, whole genome shotgun sequence contains the following coding sequences:
- the im:7147486 gene encoding zinc finger protein 865, which yields MMLGFQGSASSSKVYRCVACSATFTGLASLLVHQATHASALSKVSAAPQPNISPHDTLFASMDASSEHPSAPTVLPESPSPSFYICDCGEEFQDFSLMLEHKRSHVSQLQLLQPLDNNSVLCRTDEAFPTQPGLVLSCPSTSRSPAVEIPTLPDHKADTGLEDGIAIVTTPQGHCSPPQDEGGEQLENTSAAAEQISKSVEDIHFQDKANSVLCSENGANLPRQTDLMKLLASAYMKRFPTPQSQNQSNDGVTPKQEAVPVDITPEAKNVVSPINDLSIAQLRRLLATPGIKTKAPSISRVLESSKKRVVSLTKTFSPVVVLETRQKLKDSSSIGTYGRYQCGRCRRVFENLDKLTEHHFLHKKERIKCCRRCKQLIIGRLPLPDNHVCPQFGNKTIQLSRPLKNKLPFAPKLVPFHSLSNTRKVFFCPLCKHSYARRWNLKTHKCQGRGSTVPQQANPSIQKMLVLRSNSKAETDAEVKAGSQISKSVAVGTEVTGCIKVEVTSSNSEQSAASQLAWSHPAKTFPPFYPKTSTMEKHKDSSLCGISLQQGEEKSSWDSSVVDDNEDSNEGQWTMPLDDDMEVLSSLGKAGDGRELKESVSGEHAETAPPSLRYFVRDGVKRYPCNRCQKTYSRPSTLRRHLRLCGFRPRGPGTVAQSGSQGATTLNANNMKPMFPCPGCGKTFNRKDNMMAHRKKCQLQQTVADVNRVTVQQGMSGNAADCQTQEDDGGNWGIMSLPSVLPRRVTCECGVGFTSPRLLLEHLQKHAQESYTCPTCGETVNSWADYEVHLQIHMHPHHQLLTGLQPQRSQPLLLRFQQQRPQQQPSQSVHQHPQKQSVKADQPQNSTKKQQRIVCIRCGNTFATRCSLRRHILWNRCKGGRAINPPTNPPRTYHCSHCNSDFPNTISLLFHQRSGACKPAIKPVRCPVCLRWFGTVDGLQKHLLTHKQSESYRCDVCQGTYPNLKSLKNHRRRIHRIMAGDTQPKTQEQLTS from the coding sequence ATGATGCTTGGGTTTCAGGGAAGTGCGTCGTCCTCCAAAGTGTATCGTTGTGTGGCATGTTCAGCCACCTTCACTGGATTGGCCTCCTTGCTGGTACATCAGGCAACCCATGCTAGTGCACTCTCTAAGgtctctgctgctccacagccTAACATCAGCCCACACGACACACTGTTTGCAAGCATGGACGCATCCAGTGAACACCCCAGTGCACCGACAGTCTTGCCTGAGAGCCCTTCACCATCTTTTTACATATGCGATTGTGGAGAGGAATTTCAGGACTTCAGTCTTATGCTGGAGCATAAGCGGTCACATGTTTCTCAGCTACAGCTACTGCAACCTCTGGATAATAATAGTGTTCTCTGTAGGACAGACGAAGCTTTTCCCACACAGCCAGGTTTGGTCCTTAGTTGCCCCTCTACCTCAAGGTCCCCAGCTGTCGAAATACCCACATTACCAGACCATAAAGCGGATACAGGCCTGGAGGATGGCATTGCCATAGTAACCACTCCTCAAGGCCACTGTTCACCCCCTCAAGATGAAGGGGGTGAACAACTTGAGAACACGTCAGCCGCAGCAGAGCAAATATCAAAGAGTGTAGAGGATATACATTTCCAAGACAAAGCTAATTCTGTtctctgcagtgaaaatggTGCAAATTTACCCAGACAAACTGATTTAATGAAGTTGCTGGCATCAGCATATATGAAGCGCTTTCCAACTCCTCAGTCTCAGAATCAGAGCAATGACGGAGTTACCCCCAAACAAGAAGCCGTTCCTGTTGACATAACACCAGAAGCAAAAAATGTGGTGTCTCCAATCAATGATCTCTCTATTGCACAGTTGAGGCGGCTGCTTGCGACACCTGGTATAAAGACAAAAGCTCCATCCATCAGCAGAGTTCTTGAGTCCAGTAAGAAAAGGGTTGTCTCTCTGACTAAGACTTTCTCACCTGTTGTGGTCCTTGAAACCCGTCAGAAACTCAAGGATTCTAGCAGTATAGGCACATATGGTAGATATCAGTGTGGCCGCTGTCGTAGGGTCTTTGAAAACTTGGATAAACTGACAGAGCATCATTTCTTGCACAAAAAAGAGAGGATTAAATGTTGCCGTCGCTGTAAACAGCTTATCATTGGGCGCCTGCCTTTACCTGACAATCACGTGTGCCCTCAGTTTGGAAACAAGACCATACAGCTATCAAGGCCTTTAAAAAACAAGTTGCCATTTGCCCCAAAACTAGTGCCATTCCATAGTCTAAGCAATACAAGAAAAGTTTTCTTTTGTCCGTTGTGCAAACACAGCTACGCACGGAGGTGGAACCTCAAAACGCATAAGTGCCAGGGCAGAGGGTCAACCGTCCCTCAGCAGGCCAATCCCTCCATTCAGAAAATGCTAGTACTAAGATCAAACAGTAAAGCCGAAACAGATGCAGAGGTTAAAGCTGGATCTCAAATCTCCAAGAGTGTTGCAGTGGGTACTGAAGTGACTGGCTGTATCAAGGTAGAGGTGACCTCTTCAAATTCAGAGCAATCTGCAGCTTCTCAGTTGGCCTGGTCTCATCCAGCAAAAACCTTCCCACCTTTCTACCCAAAAACTTCCACAATGGAGAAGCACAAGGATTCCTCCCTCTGTGGGATTTCGCTCCagcaaggagaagaaaagagtaGCTGGGATTCATCAGTAGTTGATGATAATGAAGACAGTAATGAAGGGCAGTGGACAATGCCCTTGGATGATGATATGGAGGTGCTTAGCTCTCTAGGGAAAGCTGGTGATGGAAGAGAGCTGAAGGAATCTGTTTCAGGTGAACATGCAGAGACAGCACCCCCTAGCCTGCGTTATTTTGTCCGAGATGGTGTAAAACGTTACCCTTGTAACAGGTGTCAGAAAACATACAGTCGGCCATCTACTTTGAGGCGCCATCTGCGGCTATGTGGGTTTAGGCCTCGTGGACCTGGGACTGTAGCACAAAGTGGTAGTCAGGGTGCCACTACACTAAATGCCAACAATATGAAACCAATGTTTCCTTGCCCTGGCTGTGGGAAGACCTTTAACCGCAAAGATAACATGATGGCTCACAGAAAGAAGTGTCAGTTGCAACAAACTGTGGCAGATGTGAACAGGGTGACTGTACAACAGGGTATGTCAGGCAATGCAGCAGACTGTCAAACCCAGGAGGATGATGGAGGCAACTGGGGCATCATGTCATTGCCTTCCGTACTTCCAAGGAGGGTGACATGCGAGTGTGGGGTTGGATTTACATCTCCAAGGCTTCTCCTAGAGCATCTGCAGAAGCACGCACAGGAATCCTACACATGTCCGACTTGTGGAGAGACTGTTAATTCCTGGGCAGACTACGAAGTTCATCTGCAGATCCATATGCATCCTCATCACCAGCTGTTGACCGGACTACAACCACAACGATCACAACCTCTACTACTTCGATTTCAGCAACAGCGACCTCAGCAGCAGCCATCTCAGTCAGTGCATCAGCATCCACAAAAGCAAAGTGTCAAAGCAGACCAGCctcaaaattcaacaaaaaagcAGCAACGGATTGTATGCATACGATGTGGCAACACTTTTGCCACTCGGTGTTCGCTTCGAAGGCACATATTGTGGAATCGCTGCAAAGGCGGACGGGCTATAAATCCACCTACGAACCCACCCAGAACCTATCACTGTTCACATTGCAACTCTGACTTCCCAAACACAATCAGTCTTTTATTTCACCAGAGGAGTGGGGCTTGCAAGCCCGCCATTAAGCCCGTGCGTTGCCCTGTTTGTCTTCGCTGGTTTGGCACTGTAGACGGTTTACAGAAACACCTGCTTACTCACAAACAGTCTGAATCATATCGCTGTGATGTCTGTCAAGGTACATACCCAAACCTTAAATCACTCAAAAACCACCGCAGGAGGATTCATCGCATCATGGCTGGAGACACtcagccaaaaacacaagaacagcTGACGTCGTAA